A window of Natrinema salifodinae contains these coding sequences:
- a CDS encoding NAD-binding protein, with protein sequence MADDRSLRARLPGRRVSVTRTAVALALLVALLSVATAIVNIGTNDVGGPLAEYVPEAVQSAAAFTGALTGFMMVGSALALRRGLRAGWWATLFLLPLTAAQGLLQSSPYSYPLVALSLIAVPVLLLTRKRFDEPVSLTTTQLAAGAALLGVQLYGTVGGYALRDHFEGIDTILDAFYFTLITSSTVGYGDVTPAPGSTEGMLFTMSVLVLGVASFGIAIGALVGPAIQARISKTLGKMTDSQLQLLDEHLLVLGYGELTEPIVDELADSGREFAVVTSDREAASALSERGIAVITADPSDEEPLHRAKIDRAAAILVATNDDAQDALTILTARQLAPDTRIAAAATERENTKKLDRAGADAVISPALLGGHLLVRSALGSDETELIDRILESE encoded by the coding sequence ATGGCCGACGATCGGTCGCTTCGAGCGCGACTTCCTGGGCGCCGCGTCTCTGTAACGCGGACAGCCGTCGCGCTCGCGCTCCTGGTCGCCTTGCTCTCGGTCGCGACGGCGATCGTCAACATCGGGACGAACGACGTCGGCGGGCCCCTCGCCGAGTACGTCCCCGAGGCCGTCCAGAGCGCGGCCGCGTTCACCGGCGCGCTCACCGGGTTCATGATGGTCGGCAGCGCGCTCGCGCTCCGGCGCGGACTTCGTGCGGGCTGGTGGGCGACGCTCTTCCTCCTCCCGCTGACCGCCGCACAGGGACTGCTCCAGTCGAGCCCCTACTCGTACCCACTGGTCGCCCTCTCGCTGATCGCAGTTCCCGTCCTCCTGCTCACCCGCAAGCGGTTCGACGAGCCGGTTTCGCTCACCACGACCCAGCTCGCCGCCGGCGCGGCCCTACTCGGCGTCCAGCTGTACGGGACCGTCGGCGGCTACGCGCTCCGGGATCACTTCGAGGGCATCGACACCATCCTCGACGCCTTCTACTTCACGCTGATCACCTCGAGCACGGTCGGCTACGGCGACGTCACGCCGGCCCCGGGCTCGACCGAGGGCATGCTGTTTACCATGTCCGTCCTCGTGCTCGGGGTGGCCAGCTTCGGTATCGCCATCGGGGCGCTGGTCGGCCCCGCGATCCAGGCCAGAATCTCCAAGACGCTCGGAAAGATGACCGACTCACAGCTCCAACTGCTCGACGAGCACCTCCTCGTGCTCGGCTACGGCGAACTGACGGAACCGATCGTCGACGAACTCGCGGACAGCGGCCGGGAGTTCGCCGTCGTGACCAGCGACCGCGAGGCGGCGTCGGCGCTCAGCGAACGCGGCATCGCTGTCATCACCGCGGACCCGAGCGACGAGGAGCCGTTACACCGCGCGAAGATCGACCGCGCGGCGGCGATCCTCGTCGCCACCAACGACGACGCTCAGGACGCGCTGACGATCCTCACCGCGCGCCAACTCGCGCCCGACACGCGGATCGCCGCCGCCGCGACCGAACGCGAGAACACGAAGAAACTCGATCGCGCCGGCGCGGACGCGGTCATCAGCCCCGCCCTGCTCGGCGGCCACCTGCTCGTGCGCTCGGCGCTGGGCAGCGACGAGACCGAACTGATCGATCGGATCCTCGAGAGCGAGTGA
- a CDS encoding universal stress protein, translating to MLDRVLVPMDGSEMSKRALEYALENHPDADVTVLSVVAEPSVMMGDAMSIAFEDDIEEAAEERAEAVFDRARELAADYDTEIGTAVAIGRPARAIVSRAEDYDAVVMGSHGGNMVDRLFVGDVAETVFKRSPVPVTIVR from the coding sequence ATGCTCGATCGCGTTCTCGTCCCGATGGACGGCTCCGAGATGTCCAAGCGCGCGCTCGAATACGCGCTCGAGAACCACCCCGACGCCGACGTGACCGTCCTGTCGGTCGTCGCCGAACCGTCCGTGATGATGGGCGACGCGATGAGCATCGCCTTCGAGGACGACATCGAGGAGGCTGCAGAAGAGCGCGCCGAAGCGGTCTTCGATCGCGCCCGCGAGTTGGCCGCCGACTACGACACTGAGATCGGCACTGCCGTCGCCATCGGGCGGCCGGCGCGAGCGATCGTCTCCCGCGCCGAGGACTACGACGCAGTCGTGATGGGCAGCCACGGCGGCAATATGGTCGACCGCCTGTTCGTCGGCGACGTCGCCGAGACCGTGTTCAAGCGCTCGCCCGTCCCGGTGACCATCGTCCGCTAA
- a CDS encoding TrkA C-terminal domain-containing protein — MVDPALAQVTLDGIVSTETLLEALVGILGFALLAAGTAAGAAFTYRWYSGTEIPEGVAVLAGVTIVALWLNTQTALQEAIIGDTGLTEPGTAVYTVAAFVASAVAADGGRRLGNYLARDVFAVASPRSIAEVGQLVRSAGRVVAVELPDQIGDIDGYDPVDDAVKEELAGQTLLFPRRLAGDELRERLVARLERDFGVGHVDVDLAADGTVDYFAVGSRPAGIGPTLAPGTVAVALEADPAADASPGDAVQIWTRDGEGDGSGGGTARRVAGGELRGTAADVATVALDAEDARDLDPEREYRLVTLPGSPDAERDLVSLLRTVDETVTTVTVGSDDPLAGLPIDALPVLVVALERGGESGAASDDGDDSLALPAGDVRLAAGDVAYVLGRPDALRRVTERILDRGRERNRAPDGDRAPAPDSESDGAGDRDGDGRADKYSSADRDRNRDREPEQPRER, encoded by the coding sequence GTGGTAGATCCCGCCCTCGCCCAGGTCACTCTCGACGGGATCGTCTCGACCGAGACGCTGCTGGAGGCGCTCGTCGGGATCCTCGGCTTCGCACTGCTCGCGGCCGGGACCGCGGCCGGCGCGGCTTTCACCTACCGCTGGTACAGCGGGACCGAGATCCCCGAGGGCGTCGCGGTCCTCGCCGGCGTTACGATCGTCGCGCTCTGGCTGAACACCCAGACCGCGCTCCAGGAGGCGATCATCGGCGACACGGGTCTGACCGAACCGGGAACCGCGGTCTACACCGTCGCCGCATTCGTCGCCAGCGCGGTTGCCGCCGACGGCGGCCGACGGCTCGGCAATTACCTCGCGCGGGACGTGTTCGCGGTCGCCTCGCCGCGGTCGATCGCCGAGGTCGGCCAGCTCGTCCGCTCGGCCGGCCGCGTCGTCGCCGTCGAACTGCCCGACCAAATCGGCGACATCGACGGCTACGACCCGGTCGACGACGCGGTGAAGGAGGAACTCGCGGGCCAGACGCTCCTCTTCCCCCGCCGGCTCGCCGGCGACGAACTGCGCGAGCGCCTGGTCGCCCGCCTCGAGCGCGACTTCGGGGTCGGCCACGTCGACGTCGACCTCGCGGCCGACGGAACGGTCGATTACTTCGCAGTCGGGAGCCGCCCCGCGGGGATCGGGCCGACGCTCGCGCCGGGGACGGTCGCCGTCGCGCTGGAGGCCGACCCCGCGGCCGACGCCAGCCCCGGCGACGCGGTCCAGATCTGGACCCGCGACGGCGAGGGTGACGGGAGCGGCGGCGGAACCGCCAGGCGGGTTGCCGGCGGCGAACTGCGCGGGACCGCTGCCGACGTCGCGACTGTGGCCCTCGACGCCGAGGACGCCCGCGATCTCGACCCCGAGCGGGAGTACCGGCTCGTGACGCTACCCGGCAGCCCCGACGCCGAGCGGGACCTGGTCTCCCTGCTCCGGACGGTCGACGAGACGGTGACGACCGTCACCGTCGGCTCGGACGACCCGCTCGCGGGGCTGCCGATCGATGCGCTGCCGGTACTGGTAGTGGCGCTCGAGCGCGGCGGCGAGAGCGGAGCCGCGAGCGACGACGGCGACGACTCGCTGGCGCTGCCGGCCGGCGACGTCCGACTCGCGGCCGGTGACGTCGCCTACGTGCTCGGCCGGCCGGACGCGCTGCGGCGGGTGACCGAACGGATCCTCGACCGAGGTCGGGAACGGAACCGGGCGCCCGACGGAGACCGCGCGCCGGCGCCGGATTCGGAATCGGACGGCGCCGGGGACAGGGACGGGGACGGCCGCGCAGACAAGTATTCGTCCGCCGACCGGGACCGAAACCGGGATCGAGAACCCGAACAACCGCGGGAGCGGTAG
- a CDS encoding ubiquitin-like small modifier protein 1, translating into MPTEWKLFADLAERAGDKHWTVDPGAGDTVGDAFDALLAEAPELEERVLDDDGELRSQINVLRNGTNVLVEEEGLATELEEGDELALFPPVSGGAR; encoded by the coding sequence ATGCCAACGGAGTGGAAACTGTTCGCCGATCTCGCCGAACGCGCCGGTGACAAACACTGGACCGTCGACCCCGGAGCCGGCGATACCGTCGGCGACGCGTTTGACGCGCTGCTCGCGGAGGCGCCCGAACTGGAGGAACGCGTGCTCGACGACGACGGCGAGTTGCGCTCGCAGATCAACGTGCTTCGGAACGGAACGAACGTCCTCGTCGAGGAGGAGGGGTTGGCGACGGAACTCGAAGAAGGAGACGAACTGGCGCTGTTCCCGCCGGTCAGCGGCGGCGCGCGATAG
- a CDS encoding GNAT family N-acetyltransferase: protein MTDSDSALEIRRATHDDYEAVADFTGEIWPDRGGDYIPRIYHDWLEDEPGQGKKTFLAEIDGQAAGIVQAVMLSPDEAWFQGMRVAADYRRRGVSQRLNEATFEWAREQGATVGRVMIFSWNAASLGAARASDLEPITEFRFAHPAPDPDAEGPSRVSNDPAAAWRYWTHSDARGHLAGLGLAPEESWAVRELTREDFERLADETAVFAVDGEHGLAGAAYRSRTYDQAVEDDSNGATAAKTETETWAEYGVGAWDDVDAARSLFAAIARDAADCGADKTRVLIPETPRAVSDASYAGAEIAEEPDFVLGVDLTAD from the coding sequence ATGACGGACTCGGATTCCGCCCTCGAGATACGACGCGCGACCCACGACGACTACGAGGCCGTCGCCGACTTCACCGGCGAGATCTGGCCCGACCGCGGCGGCGACTACATCCCGCGGATCTACCACGACTGGCTCGAGGACGAGCCCGGGCAGGGGAAGAAGACCTTCCTCGCCGAAATCGACGGCCAGGCGGCTGGCATCGTGCAGGCGGTCATGCTCTCGCCCGACGAGGCCTGGTTCCAGGGCATGCGCGTCGCGGCCGACTACCGCCGGCGGGGCGTGAGCCAGCGGCTGAACGAGGCGACCTTCGAGTGGGCCCGCGAACAGGGCGCGACCGTCGGTCGGGTGATGATCTTCTCGTGGAACGCGGCCTCGCTCGGCGCCGCGCGGGCGAGCGACCTCGAGCCGATCACCGAGTTCCGGTTTGCGCATCCGGCACCCGATCCGGACGCCGAGGGGCCGTCTCGAGTCTCGAACGATCCCGCAGCCGCCTGGCGCTACTGGACTCACAGCGACGCGCGCGGACACCTGGCCGGCCTCGGCCTCGCCCCAGAGGAGTCGTGGGCCGTCCGGGAGCTCACGCGCGAGGACTTCGAGCGCCTGGCCGACGAGACGGCAGTCTTCGCCGTCGACGGAGAGCACGGCCTGGCGGGGGCGGCCTACCGGTCGCGGACGTACGACCAGGCGGTCGAGGACGATTCCAACGGCGCGACAGCGGCGAAAACGGAGACCGAGACCTGGGCCGAGTACGGCGTCGGCGCCTGGGACGACGTCGACGCCGCCCGATCGCTGTTCGCGGCGATCGCACGGGACGCCGCCGATTGCGGCGCCGATAAGACGCGGGTCCTGATCCCCGAGACCCCCCGCGCGGTCAGCGACGCCTCCTACGCGGGCGCCGAAATCGCGGAGGAACCGGACTTCGTGCTCGGGGTCGATCTGACGGCCGACTGA